A stretch of DNA from Caldalkalibacillus uzonensis:
TATACCGACAGAAGACCGGCTGGAAGCCTTACGGGCATTCAGTGAAAAGCGTAAGCCGCAATTTAAGGGGCGTTAGCCGCATCAACCATTAAGCGGATGTAACTAAGTTCATATCGCAAACAGGCCCCCTCCTGTTAAGATGACGATGACATTAAAGAGAGGCTGTTTTATTCATCTAACAGGAGGGGTTTCTGTGCATAAAGCAATGGTTGATGAGGGTTTAAACATACGAGAGATTATAACGTTAATTTTAAAAATTGTGTACATGCCGAAGCAATATTAATAATATCCTTTGTCAATTCGTTTGTTAAACTCTATAATGGAAGAGAGATTCTGTGACAAGACCAAGCAAGGAGGCCATAACCATGAAAATGATGGATGCGAATGAAATTATTAGCTATATCCAAAACAGTGAAAAAACAACACCTGTTAAGGTACATATTAAGGGAGATCTGGAAGGCATTAATTTTGGGGAGAAAACAAAAGCGTTCATTACTGGCAATGTAGGTGTCTTATTTGGGGAGTGGAAAGAGATTCAAGCTGCCATCCAGGCCAATGAAGACAAAATTGAAGACTTTGTTGTTGAAAATGACCGCCGCAACTCGGCCATTCCGCTTTTGGATCTCAAGCATATTCACGCCCGTATTGAGCCTGGTGCCATTATCCGGGACCAGGTTGAAATCGGTAAAAATGCTGTGATCATGATGGGGGCCACGATTAACATTGGCGCCGTCATCGGAGAGGGCACAATGGTGGACATGAACGCGGTAATCGGAGGCCGCGGAACCATCGGAAAAAATTGTCACATTGGGGCTGGTGCCGTCATTGCAGGTGTGATTGAGCCTCCTTCGGCTAAGCCAGTCGTCATCGAAGATGATGTGGTCGTTGGAGCCAATGCCGTTATTCTTGAAGGGGTGCGTGTAGGCAAAGGTTCCGTGGTGGCAGCCGGAGCTGTTGTGACCGAGGATGTTCCTGAAAATGTTGTTGTGGCTGGCACACCGGCCCGTATCATTAAACAAATTGATGAGCAGACAAAAGCCAAAACTGAAATTAAACAGGAATTAAGACAACTGAAAGAAGAATAGACAACAGAAGAAAAATAAAATGATCGTATCGCTTTCCGCCGCCTTTCCCTTGAGATTGAAAAAGGGAAAGGCCCTCTTTATATAAGTTTGAGAACCGCAAAGGAGCAGGTAAAGATGGATTTCACTAAATTTATTCAGATACGGCGTGATCTGCATCAAATTCCGGAACCAGGCTTTCAAGAGTTTAAAACCCAGCGATACGTGCTGGATTACTTGAACCAGTTGCCTGGTGAACATTTGGAAATCAAAACGTGGAGAACAGGTATTCTGGTCAAAATCAAGGGTAAACAGCCCCGCCGAATCATTGGCTATCGAACAGATATGGACGGTCTGCCGATTAAGGAACAGACCACATATCCGTTTCAGTCGCAACACCCGGGCTATATGCACGCTTGCGGTCATGATCTGCACATGGCCATTGCCCTCGGTTTGGTGACCCATTTTGCCCATCAACCCATTGATGATGATGTGTTGGTGATCTTCCAGCCCGCTGAAGAGGGACCGGGGGGAGCCCGGCCCATGCTGGAGAGTCAGGCGTTTCAGGCCTGGAAACCGGACCTGATGATCGCCTTGCATATCGCCCCTGAATATCCGGTGGGCACCATTGCCACCAAAGAAGGGATCCTGTTTGCCAATACGTCAGAATTGTTTATTGATTTTACCGGACGGGGAGGCCATGCTGCTTATCCCCATCTGGCCAATGATATGGTGGTGGCGGCCAGTCATTTTGTGACCCAGTTGCAGTCGGTCGTCTCCCGCAATATTGATCCCCTTGATTCAGCGGTTATTACCATTGGCAAAATTACAGGCGGAGACAAACAAAACATTATTGCTGAGACAGCACGGGTGGAAGGAACGATTCGCACCCTTTCCATGGACTCAATGGCTAAGGTGAAAGGACGCATCGAAGCGCTGCTTAAAGGCATCGAAGCCGGGTTTGAATGTACAACGGCTCTCGATTACGGGGCCAACTATTGCCAGGTGTACAATGATCCTTCACTCACACGTCAATTTATGAGCTGGGCCCGCACCCTGGAACAAGTGCGTTTAATCGAATGTAAAGAGGCGATGACAGGTGAGGACTTCGGCTACTTTTTGCAAGAGGTCCCCGGGTTTATGTTTTGGCTGGGGGTTGACAGTCCCTTTGGTTTACACCATGCCCAGCTCGAACCCAAAGAAGAAGCGATTGGTGTGGCTATCAGGCTGCTGATAGATTATATCGTTTGGAAGAGTGGGCAAAAGGAAGTGAACATGGTAAAATAGGCGTAGGTACAATAACCTAAAGGATGACTTTTGCTTGCCAAAACTTCATACCTGTCAATTAACAGCTTGAAGTAATGTCTTCAACAAAGACTGGCTGCCCGTTTATTCTGACCAGAGGGGGGGAGTATGAGATGCTTGCTCACACTGATCATAAAAATACAGAGAGTGTGCATTGGAAGGAGAACTGCCTGTGGATTGATCCCTGTCTTTTCGAACAACCTGTCACCCTGTTTCCGCCCAGCCACGTCGCCTTACGGGTAAACGGAGCAAAGATACAAGCAAGATGTGTTTTAACTGCTGATGATGTTGTCACGCTGCCTTATGATCCACAACAGTTAGACGATTGGGTGTACCTGAACATTTCCAAGAATGGCCTCGAGGCCAGCTTGCAGTTAATTGAAGACGTGGCTTATGAGCTAATTCCGGTGGTCAGCTCTGGACACAATGGGTGCGAGATCCGCTTTAAGGAGCAGCGCCGTCAGCAGTTGCCTTTCACCACGGAGGAGCTTGTGACCTGGCTGAAGCAGAAAGGAGTTGTGTATGGCGTCAGTTCCCAGCGTATCGATGACTGGCTGAGACAGGAAACCTACTGGTCAGAGCCTTACATCATAGCCACAGGAAAGCAAAGGCAGGACGGTCAACCAACCCAATTTAAAAAACTTTATACGACGCTCCCAAATGAAGGGGTGGAAGTGCAGGAAAAGGAGAGTATTAATTGGTTTGGCGTGCATGAGGTGGAAAGTGTTCAAATCGGAGATAAAGTAATAGAAATTGTGCCGCCATCAAAAGGAACGAACGGGATCAATGTGTTCGGACAAGAGATCCCGGCCATCGATGGGAAAGAGATCCCCATCCGGCTGGGACAGGGCGTGAAGCTGAGTGAGGACGGCCGCTTTGTTGTGGCTACGATGGATGGGAGAGTGGAATTGAACAAAGGGCAAGTGAGAATAAATCCTCTTTTTGAGATTAAGGGAGATTTGACTTTGGAAGAGGGTAGTATTCGGTTTAACGGTGACGTAACAGTGCATGGGGATGTGCTGGAGGGTTTAATGATAGAGGCGACTGGCAATGTGGAGGTTAAAGGCTCGGTTACCCACGGAAAAATTGTGGCTGGGCAACATGTCGCTGTGAGAAAAAACATCATTGGCAGCGAAGTGACAGCGGGTGGACAGGCATCCCAAGCGCAGCTCATTTTGGAGCGGATGAAAACCATTGTGGATCAAGTGGACACCATCCGGAAAGGCCTGCAGCAAATAAGTGCCCACCTGGATGTGAAGCACCAGGTTGAGACAACTAACGGTTTGGGCAGGGTAGTCAAGTTGTTAATTGAATCCAAGCTGAAGCATTTAGAAACCTATCTTAAACGCTTTGAGCAGGAATGTAAGCATTGGAACGATCCGAGTCAGGAACTCACCCACTGGGCTGCTTCTCTGATTGAAAAGCTGACAGGTCTGGGACCGCTTAAAATACAATCTAAGGATGAAATAGAGCACTTATACCGTACTGGAAAAGCTTTGATGGAGGACATCGCCGGACAGGGCCAGGGCGCTTACCACGTCAGTGCGCGCTATATCCATAACTCTGCTGTCCGGGCCAGCGGCAATATATGTGTCCAAGGGTTGGGCGTTTACAACTCTACATTGTTTGCCGCCCATGATATATTGATTAT
This window harbors:
- the dapD gene encoding 2,3,4,5-tetrahydropyridine-2,6-dicarboxylate N-acetyltransferase, with translation MKMMDANEIISYIQNSEKTTPVKVHIKGDLEGINFGEKTKAFITGNVGVLFGEWKEIQAAIQANEDKIEDFVVENDRRNSAIPLLDLKHIHARIEPGAIIRDQVEIGKNAVIMMGATINIGAVIGEGTMVDMNAVIGGRGTIGKNCHIGAGAVIAGVIEPPSAKPVVIEDDVVVGANAVILEGVRVGKGSVVAAGAVVTEDVPENVVVAGTPARIIKQIDEQTKAKTEIKQELRQLKEE
- a CDS encoding N-acetyldiaminopimelate deacetylase, with amino-acid sequence MDFTKFIQIRRDLHQIPEPGFQEFKTQRYVLDYLNQLPGEHLEIKTWRTGILVKIKGKQPRRIIGYRTDMDGLPIKEQTTYPFQSQHPGYMHACGHDLHMAIALGLVTHFAHQPIDDDVLVIFQPAEEGPGGARPMLESQAFQAWKPDLMIALHIAPEYPVGTIATKEGILFANTSELFIDFTGRGGHAAYPHLANDMVVAASHFVTQLQSVVSRNIDPLDSAVITIGKITGGDKQNIIAETARVEGTIRTLSMDSMAKVKGRIEALLKGIEAGFECTTALDYGANYCQVYNDPSLTRQFMSWARTLEQVRLIECKEAMTGEDFGYFLQEVPGFMFWLGVDSPFGLHHAQLEPKEEAIGVAIRLLIDYIVWKSGQKEVNMVK
- a CDS encoding DUF342 domain-containing protein, with product MLAHTDHKNTESVHWKENCLWIDPCLFEQPVTLFPPSHVALRVNGAKIQARCVLTADDVVTLPYDPQQLDDWVYLNISKNGLEASLQLIEDVAYELIPVVSSGHNGCEIRFKEQRRQQLPFTTEELVTWLKQKGVVYGVSSQRIDDWLRQETYWSEPYIIATGKQRQDGQPTQFKKLYTTLPNEGVEVQEKESINWFGVHEVESVQIGDKVIEIVPPSKGTNGINVFGQEIPAIDGKEIPIRLGQGVKLSEDGRFVVATMDGRVELNKGQVRINPLFEIKGDLTLEEGSIRFNGDVTVHGDVLEGLMIEATGNVEVKGSVTHGKIVAGQHVAVRKNIIGSEVTAGGQASQAQLILERMKTIVDQVDTIRKGLQQISAHLDVKHQVETTNGLGRVVKLLIESKLKHLETYLKRFEQECKHWNDPSQELTHWAASLIEKLTGLGPLKIQSKDEIEHLYRTGKALMEDIAGQGQGAYHVSARYIHNSAVRASGNICVQGLGVYNSTLFAAHDILIIDGTGVARGGRLEAGHRIKVKRLGAPANVKTYVRVNQEDGQVSAEYLYPDVTIEINGISYHNQREQSLVKMCYDRKTHSLITV